A window of Synechococcus sp. MEDNS5 contains these coding sequences:
- a CDS encoding cofactor assembly of complex C subunit B, producing the protein MPSPQTSTLLLTLLLGIGLIFFLRAASKDRTTIVEVHSPRPPLEVLEGLDQWLKQRGWNRHGGDADRCLLEYRGRVESSSALAILLSVLGTVGAGSLGLVIRQVNAGLGWWPLLIASLGPLAGWVYTRRAQREEGLQIRLVETEASEGSTLRLQAHRDELIALELALGGPLQLASDGALLSSPI; encoded by the coding sequence ATGCCCTCGCCTCAGACCTCCACCCTGCTCCTCACCCTCCTGCTGGGGATCGGCCTGATCTTCTTTCTCCGTGCCGCCAGCAAAGACCGAACAACCATTGTGGAGGTGCATTCACCCCGCCCACCACTGGAAGTGCTTGAGGGTCTTGATCAGTGGCTCAAGCAGCGGGGCTGGAATCGCCATGGAGGTGATGCCGACCGCTGCCTGCTGGAATACCGCGGCCGCGTCGAGAGCAGTTCTGCGCTTGCGATTCTGTTGTCCGTTCTCGGCACGGTGGGAGCTGGCAGCCTGGGACTCGTCATCCGCCAAGTGAACGCTGGGCTTGGCTGGTGGCCCTTGTTGATCGCCAGCCTCGGCCCCTTGGCGGGATGGGTTTACACCCGGAGAGCTCAGCGGGAAGAGGGCCTGCAAATTCGTCTTGTCGAAACCGAAGCAAGCGAAGGCAGCACCCTGCGGCTGCAAGCCCATCGCGATGAGCTGATCGCACTTGAACTCGCCCTGGGCGGCCCACTGCAGCTGGCCAGTGATGGCGCCCTGCTCTCGTCTCCGATCTGA
- a CDS encoding Mrp/NBP35 family ATP-binding protein, whose amino-acid sequence MTSAEQATQALSDLRDAGSDRSLLDLGWLDQVRISPPRAVIRLNLPGFAQGQRERIVNDARARLLGLEGIDEVQIEVGQPPSQGGIGQAGHGQAAERQAIPGVHHVIAVSSGKGGVGKSTVAVNLACAFASQGLRVGLLDADIYGPNAPTMLGVADRTPEVSGSGENQCMQPIETCGVAMVSMGLLIEENQPVIWRGPMLNGIIRQFLYQVNWGERDVLVVDLPPGTGDAQLSLAQAVPMAGVVIVTTPQQVALQDARRGLAMFRQMGIQVLGVVENMSAFIPPDQPEKRYALFGSGGGKTLADAFDVPLLAEIPMEMQLQAGGDLGQPITLAQPDSISARQFIELADRLSPVVQSGR is encoded by the coding sequence ATGACCTCAGCGGAACAGGCCACTCAGGCGCTCAGCGACCTCCGTGATGCAGGTAGCGACCGCTCACTTCTGGACCTCGGCTGGCTTGATCAGGTGCGAATCTCTCCACCGCGCGCTGTGATCCGTCTGAATCTGCCCGGCTTTGCCCAGGGCCAGCGCGAGCGAATCGTCAACGACGCACGCGCCCGTCTGCTGGGACTCGAGGGGATTGATGAAGTGCAGATCGAGGTGGGACAGCCCCCATCCCAGGGTGGGATCGGTCAGGCAGGTCATGGCCAGGCAGCTGAACGTCAGGCCATTCCTGGGGTGCACCATGTGATCGCCGTGAGCAGCGGCAAGGGTGGTGTCGGCAAGAGCACCGTGGCCGTCAATCTGGCCTGCGCCTTCGCCAGCCAGGGACTGCGGGTGGGACTGCTGGATGCTGATATCTACGGCCCCAATGCACCCACCATGTTGGGAGTGGCCGACCGTACCCCCGAGGTCAGCGGCAGCGGCGAGAACCAGTGCATGCAGCCGATCGAGACCTGTGGTGTGGCCATGGTGTCGATGGGGCTCTTGATTGAAGAAAACCAGCCGGTGATCTGGCGAGGTCCAATGCTTAACGGGATCATCCGTCAGTTTCTTTATCAAGTGAATTGGGGTGAACGGGATGTGCTGGTCGTGGACCTTCCACCAGGGACCGGCGATGCCCAGCTGTCACTCGCGCAGGCCGTTCCCATGGCAGGCGTCGTGATCGTGACAACCCCTCAGCAGGTGGCGTTGCAGGACGCCCGTCGGGGACTGGCCATGTTCCGCCAGATGGGAATCCAGGTGCTCGGCGTTGTCGAGAACATGAGCGCGTTCATCCCTCCGGATCAACCTGAAAAGCGTTACGCCCTGTTCGGGTCTGGTGGAGGCAAAACCCTTGCGGATGCCTTCGACGTTCCCCTGCTGGCGGAGATCCCCATGGAGATGCAGCTGCAGGCAGGAGGCGATCTGGGCCAGCCGATCACACTGGCCCAGCCGGACTCCATCAGTGCCAGGCAGTTCATCGAGCTGGCCGACCGACTCTCGCCAGTGGTGCAGTCCGGCCGCTGA
- a CDS encoding ribonuclease D, giving the protein MAEIPSEPHAFVVLDGDLNEEWSERYAGATALAVDTEAMGLIHGRDRLCLVQICDDKDQVSCIRIALGQSEAPRLKALMEAAAIEKVFHFARFDVAALATGLGIRVNPLFCTKVGSRLARTYTPRHGLKDLVMELVGVELDKQAQSSDWGRVDELTDVQLAYAANDARYLLPARRQLEVMLRREGRWELAQSCFQCIPVMSDLDRFRFVNTFEH; this is encoded by the coding sequence ATGGCTGAGATCCCCAGCGAGCCCCATGCCTTCGTTGTTCTCGATGGCGATTTAAACGAGGAGTGGTCGGAGCGCTACGCAGGGGCGACAGCTCTGGCTGTGGATACCGAAGCCATGGGGTTGATTCATGGTCGCGATCGGCTCTGCCTCGTTCAGATCTGTGATGACAAGGATCAGGTGTCCTGCATTCGGATTGCCCTGGGGCAGTCGGAAGCTCCCCGCCTCAAAGCGCTGATGGAAGCCGCGGCGATCGAGAAGGTTTTCCATTTCGCACGGTTCGATGTCGCAGCACTAGCTACTGGGCTGGGTATCAGAGTGAATCCTCTCTTTTGCACGAAGGTCGGCAGCCGTCTGGCTCGCACTTACACCCCGCGCCACGGTTTGAAGGATCTGGTGATGGAGCTTGTGGGAGTCGAACTTGATAAACAAGCTCAAAGCAGTGATTGGGGTCGGGTTGATGAACTCACCGATGTTCAACTGGCTTATGCAGCCAATGATGCCCGTTACCTGCTCCCCGCTCGGAGGCAGTTAGAGGTCATGTTGCGCCGTGAAGGGCGCTGGGAGCTGGCTCAGAGCTGCTTCCAGTGCATTCCCGTGATGTCGGATCTCGATCGCTTCCGTTTCGTCAATACCTTCGAGCACTGA
- a CDS encoding PadR family transcriptional regulator: protein MLSHRKPMRACLADIEDYFQQPPPQFLDLELAVCWVLACLLQNDSYPSGLLQRLQHDHPQLRLSETVLHQAVDFLERQEMLDCYTKRCPSRGRPRRMLHLHQDARDQAERLMKPWTRWLHEHAPITT, encoded by the coding sequence ATGCTCTCCCATCGCAAACCCATGCGCGCCTGCCTGGCCGACATCGAGGATTACTTCCAGCAGCCACCGCCGCAGTTTCTGGATCTTGAGCTCGCAGTCTGCTGGGTTCTGGCCTGTCTTCTGCAAAACGACAGCTATCCATCGGGCCTGCTCCAGCGACTCCAGCACGACCATCCCCAACTGCGTCTCTCAGAAACGGTTCTGCATCAAGCTGTTGACTTCCTGGAACGCCAGGAGATGCTCGATTGCTATACAAAACGCTGTCCCAGCAGGGGCCGACCCCGTCGCATGCTCCACCTGCATCAGGACGCCCGCGATCAGGCTGAGCGCCTGATGAAGCCCTGGACGCGCTGGCTCCACGAGCACGCCCCAATCACCACTTAG
- a CDS encoding lipid-A-disaccharide synthase-related protein, translating into MLVISNGHGEDLIALRILEALHRLEPQWRLKAMPLVGEGRCFQQAVDQGWLERVGPSARLPSGGFSNQSLRGLLADLLGGLPMISMKQWVCLRQERTSVSGILAVGDLLPLLMAWTSGRPFGFVGTPKSDYTWSSGPGSSFSDRYHALKGSEWDPWEWSLMRARRCRLVVMRDRLTARGLRRHGVRAMAPGNPMMDGLMESTPPLALERCRRILLLCGSRMPEALRNFRRLLNCLIRLPSPVPLAVMAALGSTPTESDLVDTLQQLGFRRCPPPSSSLHADQCWVRGPLLLLLGSGRFERWASWAEVGVATAGTATEQLVGLGKPALSLPGPGPQFTRGFASRQSRLLGGAVQVCANEFELSQQLTALLENHARRQELGQRGRQRMGSPGGSEAIARAVIRVLAPGG; encoded by the coding sequence CTGCTGGTGATCAGCAACGGTCATGGTGAGGATCTGATCGCCCTGCGCATTCTTGAGGCTCTTCACCGACTTGAACCGCAGTGGCGTCTGAAGGCCATGCCTCTGGTGGGTGAGGGTCGCTGCTTTCAGCAGGCTGTTGATCAGGGATGGCTGGAGCGCGTCGGCCCCTCGGCTCGCTTGCCAAGCGGGGGATTCAGCAACCAGAGCCTGCGTGGTCTCCTCGCTGATCTCCTGGGAGGGCTGCCGATGATCAGCATGAAGCAATGGGTCTGCCTGAGACAGGAACGCACATCAGTGTCAGGAATCCTTGCCGTTGGCGATCTTCTTCCTCTTCTGATGGCCTGGACAAGCGGCCGACCCTTCGGATTCGTTGGCACTCCAAAAAGTGATTACACCTGGAGCAGCGGCCCAGGCTCGAGCTTCAGCGACCGTTATCACGCCCTGAAGGGCAGCGAGTGGGATCCATGGGAATGGAGCTTGATGCGAGCGCGCCGATGCCGGCTCGTGGTGATGCGTGACCGGCTTACAGCCCGAGGACTACGCCGTCATGGCGTCAGGGCCATGGCACCTGGCAATCCAATGATGGATGGGCTGATGGAGAGCACCCCTCCCCTCGCACTCGAGCGATGCCGGCGGATTCTCCTGCTTTGCGGCAGCCGGATGCCAGAGGCCCTTCGAAACTTCAGGCGTTTGTTGAACTGCCTCATCCGCCTTCCGAGCCCGGTGCCTCTCGCTGTCATGGCAGCCCTTGGATCAACACCCACAGAATCAGATCTGGTCGACACCCTGCAGCAATTGGGGTTCCGACGCTGCCCTCCCCCCAGCAGCAGCTTGCATGCAGACCAGTGCTGGGTCCGAGGCCCCTTGCTGCTGCTCCTTGGGAGCGGTCGGTTTGAACGCTGGGCTTCCTGGGCTGAGGTGGGTGTCGCCACTGCCGGCACAGCCACAGAACAGCTCGTCGGCCTCGGAAAACCGGCTCTGTCTCTTCCAGGTCCCGGGCCGCAGTTCACCCGTGGCTTCGCCTCACGGCAGAGCCGTCTCCTTGGTGGTGCTGTGCAGGTTTGCGCGAACGAATTCGAATTGTCTCAACAACTCACAGCCCTGCTCGAGAACCACGCGAGACGCCAGGAGCTCGGGCAGCGGGGGCGGCAGCGCATGGGCTCTCCTGGAGGAAGCGAAGCGATCGCCCGCGCCGTAATCCGCGTGCTCGCCCCCGGAGGTTGA
- the hemF gene encoding oxygen-dependent coproporphyrinogen oxidase — translation MIRSLFKRWKGQPPEESLVSSTSERPGERPPANSRERARALVMALQDEICAGLEQIDGSGRFQEESWKRPEGGGGRSRVMREGRIFEQGGVNFSEVQGEELPPSILKQRPEAKGHPWFATGTSMVLHPRNPFVPTVHLNYRYFEAGPVWWFGGGADLTPFYPFLEDARLFHRTHQEACDSVDQRLYQVFKPWCDEYFFLKHRQETRGVGGIFYDYQDGSGRLYRGQDPEGPAARKASEIGAVPLSWEQLFALAGANGRAFLPAYAPIIERRNGLSYGDRERQFQLYRRGRYVEFNLVWDRGTIFGLQTNGRTESILMSLPPLARWEYAYQPAPGSREALLTDLFTRPQDWFGDSSLEDRCRPHQAVN, via the coding sequence ATGATCCGTTCCCTGTTCAAGCGTTGGAAGGGGCAGCCACCGGAGGAAAGTTTGGTGTCAAGCACCTCCGAGAGGCCCGGGGAACGCCCTCCAGCCAACTCGCGTGAGCGCGCGCGGGCGCTTGTGATGGCACTTCAGGATGAAATCTGTGCTGGCCTGGAACAGATCGATGGGTCTGGTCGCTTCCAAGAGGAGAGCTGGAAGCGGCCTGAAGGAGGTGGCGGTCGTTCCAGGGTGATGCGTGAAGGCCGGATCTTTGAGCAGGGCGGGGTGAATTTCTCCGAGGTTCAGGGTGAGGAGCTTCCTCCTTCCATCCTCAAACAGCGGCCTGAGGCCAAGGGGCATCCGTGGTTCGCCACTGGAACATCCATGGTTCTGCATCCCCGGAACCCTTTTGTGCCAACGGTTCATCTCAACTACCGCTACTTCGAGGCCGGTCCGGTGTGGTGGTTCGGAGGCGGTGCCGATCTCACTCCCTTCTATCCCTTCCTGGAGGATGCCCGTCTCTTCCACCGCACCCATCAAGAGGCGTGCGATTCGGTGGATCAGCGTCTTTATCAGGTGTTCAAGCCCTGGTGTGATGAGTACTTCTTCCTCAAGCACCGTCAGGAAACCCGGGGAGTGGGAGGCATCTTCTACGACTACCAGGATGGTTCCGGACGTCTCTACCGGGGGCAGGATCCTGAGGGGCCTGCAGCGCGTAAGGCTTCGGAGATCGGCGCGGTGCCCTTGAGCTGGGAACAGCTTTTTGCACTGGCTGGCGCCAACGGACGGGCGTTTTTGCCTGCTTACGCGCCCATCATTGAGAGACGGAATGGGTTGTCCTATGGAGACCGTGAGCGCCAGTTCCAGTTGTATCGCCGGGGTCGTTATGTGGAGTTCAATCTGGTTTGGGATCGCGGCACGATCTTTGGATTGCAAACGAACGGACGCACCGAATCCATCCTGATGTCGCTCCCGCCACTGGCCCGGTGGGAGTACGCCTACCAGCCTGCTCCGGGATCAAGAGAAGCGTTGCTCACCGATCTCTTCACCCGTCCTCAGGACTGGTTTGGTGATTCTTCCCTCGAGGATCGCTGCCGCCCCCATCAAGCTGTGAACTGA
- a CDS encoding N-acetylmuramoyl-L-alanine amidase — MLLPAGLNITGLLLLLGLATAADAPRRSGDDLLTGPQVPLDANWVGRRRERQGVRILLLAGHADSQGIEGAGTSGAAVDRRGARPMDPRMRDELFWNRKIRDALVRQGQARALNISGYEPNALTILDENDPRTNWSVGRRHHDAGGYALEIHFDAYGPDGYGSGLIPSLRREPSRIDESLALNFGRYPLQFRGGLGAPRRGISILEIGKLEGNLEARLRDPSSQDAVIEALAHRIIEALEQGLNAPPPTLSSQLDGGGSDPRGKNHQTSPEDG, encoded by the coding sequence TTGCTGCTGCCAGCAGGTCTGAACATCACAGGGCTGCTTCTTCTGCTCGGCCTGGCGACAGCGGCGGACGCACCGCGCCGGTCTGGCGACGACCTTCTCACTGGGCCTCAGGTCCCACTCGATGCAAACTGGGTCGGGCGTCGCCGTGAACGCCAGGGTGTGCGGATCCTGCTTCTTGCAGGCCATGCCGACTCTCAGGGCATTGAGGGAGCAGGCACCTCGGGAGCCGCCGTTGACCGCCGCGGAGCCAGACCCATGGATCCAAGAATGCGCGACGAGCTGTTCTGGAACCGAAAGATCCGCGATGCGTTGGTTCGCCAAGGGCAGGCACGCGCCCTCAACATCAGTGGTTACGAACCGAATGCCCTCACGATCCTTGATGAAAACGACCCACGCACCAACTGGTCAGTCGGTCGCCGCCACCACGATGCGGGTGGTTATGCCCTTGAAATCCACTTCGATGCCTACGGCCCTGACGGGTACGGTTCCGGTCTGATTCCAAGCCTGAGACGGGAACCCAGCCGCATCGATGAAAGCCTGGCCCTGAACTTCGGTCGCTACCCCCTGCAGTTTCGAGGAGGCCTCGGTGCACCAAGACGGGGGATCAGCATCCTGGAGATTGGCAAACTGGAAGGAAACCTCGAAGCCCGACTGCGAGATCCATCCAGCCAGGACGCTGTCATTGAAGCGCTGGCCCACCGCATCATTGAGGCCCTCGAGCAGGGGCTCAACGCTCCACCCCCCACTCTCAGTTCACAGCTTGATGGGGGCGGCAGCGATCCTCGAGGGAAGAATCACCAAACCAGTCCTGAGGACGGGTGA